A genomic segment from Pleurodeles waltl isolate 20211129_DDA chromosome 9, aPleWal1.hap1.20221129, whole genome shotgun sequence encodes:
- the LOC138259566 gene encoding uncharacterized protein, with protein MPPAAQRSFPATPAQRSFRATCTFRATPSSALLPCHHQLSTPSVPPAAQHSFRATRSSALLPCHPQLSTPTVPPAVQHSFRATRSSALLPFHLQLSTPSVPPPAQHSFRATRSSALLPCHPQLSIPTVPPAAQHSYRATRSSALLPCHLQLSPPSVSPAAQHSFRTTPSSALLPCHPQLSTPSVPPAAQHSYRATRSSAFLPCHPQLSTPSVPPAAQHSYRATRSSALLPCHPQFSTPSVPPAAQHSFRATPSSALLPCHLQLSPPSVPPATQHSFPSTPSSAVLPCHPQLSSPSMPPAAQPSFRVTCSSALLPYHPQLSTPSVPPPAQHSFRATPSSALLPCHPQLSTPSVPPAAQHSYRATRS; from the coding sequence atGCCACCTGCAGCTCAGCGCTCCTTCCCTGCCACCCCAGCTCAGCGctccttccgtgccacctgcaCTTTTCGTGCCACCcccagctcagcactccttccatgCCACCAccagctcagcactccttccgtgccacctgcagctcagcactccttccgtgccacccgcagttcagcactccttccgtgccacccgCAGCTCAGCACTCCTACCGTGCCACCCGCAGTtcagcactccttccgtgccacccgcagctcagcactccttccgttccacctgcagctcagcactccttccgtaccacccccagctcagcactccttccgtgccacccgcagctcagcactccttccgtgccaTCCGCAGCTCAGCATTCCTACCGTGCCACCCGCAGCTCAGCATTCCTACCGTGCCACCCgcagttcagcactccttccatgccacctgcagctcagccctcCTTCCGTGTCACCTgcagctcagcactccttccgtaccacccccagctcagcactccttccgtgccacccgcagctcagcactccttccgtgccacccgCAGCTCAGCATTCCTACCGTGCCACCCGCAGCTCAGCATTCCTACCGTGCCACCCGCAGTTAagcactccttccgtgccacccgCAGCTCAGCACTCCTACCGTGCCACCCgcagctcagcactccttccgtgccacccgcagttcagcactccttccgtgccacctgcagctcagcactccttccgtgccacccccagctcagcactccttccgtgccacctgcagctcagccctccttccgtgccacctgcaACTCAGCACTCCTTCCCGTCCACccccagctcagcagtccttccatgccacccccagctcagcagtccttccatgccacctgcagctcagccctcCTTCCGTGTCACCTgcagctcagcactccttccgtaccacccccagctcagcactccttccgtaccacccccagctcagcactccttccgtgccacccccagctcagcactccttccgtgccacccgcagctcagcactccttccgtgccacccgCAGCTCAGCATTCCTACCGTGCCACCCGCAGTTAa